In the genome of Neisseria lactamica, the window TGGATGTGATGAAGGCCGACAAAATCATCGACATCCCCAATGCCTCGGGTATCCACGGCCTGCGTCCGCAACGTTATCCGAAAACCGGTTATGTCTTTGCCAACGGCGAACATATTACCCCTGTCAGCGGTGTAGGCAAACTGGATGATGCGAAAACCTGGAATGCCGTTTATACCGCCATCGACGGCGAAACCATGGAAATCGCATGGCAGGTATTGGTTGACGGCAACTTGGACAACGGCGATGCCGACTACCAAGGCAAATATTCTTTTGCCACCTGCTACAACTCCGAGCGCGCGCTGACCGTGCAAGGTGCGTCTTCCAACGAACAGGACTGGTGCGTCGTTTTCGACTTGAAAGCCATCGAGGAAGGCATCAAAGCGGGCGACTTCAAAGAAGTGAACGGCGTGAAAATGCTGGACGGCCGCGCTGAAGCCAAATCCAAATACACGCGTTATATCCCTGTGCCGAACTCTCCGCACGGCTGTAACGCAAGCCCCGACGGCAAATACATTATGCTCAACGGCAAACTGTCTCCGACCGTTACCGTATTGGATGTCAGCAAACTGGACGATTTGTTTGCCGGCAAAATCAAAGAGCGCGATGTGGTCGTAGCCGAACCGCAACTGGGTCTCGGCCCCTTACACACTGCATTTGACGGTCGCGGCAATGCTTATACGACATTGTTTATCGACAGCCAAATGGTGAAATGGAATATCGACGACGCAATCAAAGCCTACAAAGGCGACAAAGTCGATCCGATCAAACAAAAACTCGACGTTCACTACCAACCGGGCCACAACCATACGACTATGGGCGAAACCAAAGAAGCCGACGGCCAATGGCTGGTGTCTTTGAACAAGTTTTCTAAAGACCGCTTCCTGAATGCCGGCCCGTTGAAACCCGAGTGCGACCAATTGATCGACATCTCCGGCGACGAAATGCGTCTGGTACACGATAATCCGACTTTTGCCGAACCGCACGACTTGTGCTTGGTTGCCGCGTCTAAATTGAACCCGGGCAAAACTTGGGACCGCAAAGATCCGTGGTTCTGGCAGGATGCTTTGGAACAGGCGAAAAAAGACGGCGTCGAGTTGGAAAAAGCCGCCAAAGTCGTACGCGAAGGCAACAAAGTACGCGTGTACATGACTGCCGTTGCGCCCGCATTCAGTATCCCTCAATTTGAAGTGAACCAAGGCGACGAAGTAACCGTATACGTAACCAACGTCGAGACCATCGAGGACTTGACCCACGGCTTCACTTTGGAAGGCTACGGTATCGCTATGGAAATCGGCCCGCAAGCGACATCTTCCGTAACCTTCAAAGCTGTCCGTCCGGGCGTACACTGGTACTACTGCCAATGGTTCTGCCACGCCTTGCACATGGAAATGTCCGGTCAGATGATTGTTCATCCCAAATAATGCGGCCTGACGGCTGAATATGGAGAATGCCGTCTGAAGGCAACAGGTCTTCAGACGGCATTTATAGCCAAACCGCTTGCCGTACCGTTTCAGGCGGTTTCGCTATAAAAACAGGCACATTTGAATGATGCTTTATTTTGTTCGGCCATACCGAACGAAACAGAGGGACACCATGCACACATCCGCGCTCCGTATATGGCTGAAGGCCGTACTGATACTTGCCGCCGGCAGCATTTTTCAGACGGCACCGGCAGCCGTCGTCCACGTTTCCCCGCAAGACAACCTTGCCGAAATTTTTGCCCGTGCTCATGCGGGCGATACGCTCAAACTGGCTTCCGGCGTATATCAAACCAAACTTTATATCGACAAACCGATTACGATTGAAGGGCCTGCCGACCGTTCCGCAACCATCGAAGGGGACAGGAGCGGGCGTACCATAGCCGTACACGCGCCGGACGTAACGCTCCGCAACCTGACCGTTACCCGTTCCGGTATGAGCCTGCCAGCAATGGATGCCGGTATTTATCTCGAAGAAACCGCTCCGCGCGCCCTGATCGAACACAATAATATTTTTGATAATTCGGTCGGCGTATATCTGCATGGTTCTGCCGATGCGATGGTGCGCGAGAATAAAATCGTCGGCGACGCGACTTTGCGCGTGAACGAGCGCGGCAACGGCGTTACCGTTTGGAACGCGCCCGGCGCGCAGGTCGTCGGCAACGACATTTCCAAAGGACGGGACGGCATTTTTTCCAATACCAGCACGCATAACACCTATAAAAACAACCGTTTCAGCGATTTGCGTTTCGCCGTCCACTATATGTACACCAACGACAGCGAAATCAGCGGCAATATTTCCGTGGGCAACAATATGGGCTATGTGCTGATGTTTTCCGAGCGGCTCAAAGTATTCGACAATATCGCCGTCGGCAGCCGCGATCAGGGCATTATGCTCAACTATGTCAACTATTCCGATATTCACGACAACATTATCAACAAAGCGGGCAAGTGCGTTTTTGCCTACAATGCCAACTACGATAAACTGTCCGCCAATCATTTTGAAAACTGCCAAATCGGCATACACTTTACCGCCGCCATCGAAGGCACGTCCCTGCATGACAATTCCTTTATCAACAACGAAAGCCAGGTCAAATACGTCAGCACGCGCTTTCTCGACTGGAGCGAAGGCGGACACGGCAACTATTGGAGCGACAACAGCGCGTTCGATTTGAACGGCGACGGCTTCGGCGACAGCGCGTACCGTCCCAACGGCATTATCGACCAAATCATCTGGCGCGCGCCCGTATCACGCCTCTTGATGAACAGCCCTGCAATCAGCATCGTCAAATGGGCGCAGGCGCAGTTTCCCGCCGTTTTGCCCGGAGGCGTGGTGGACAGCAAACCGCTGATGAAGCCTTATGCCCCCAAAATTCAAACCCGTTATCAGGCGATGAAGGACGAGTTGCTCAAAGAAGCCGAAACGCGGCAGTCGGAATGGGGCAGGGCGGAAAACGGTTCTTTGAACTAGTCTGCTTCAGACGGCATCCGGATTCAAATGCCGTCTGAAAACACAAAAGGAACAACCATGACCACACATCATGTCGAATTGAGGAAGGTAACCAAACGGTTCGGGGCGCAAAAAGCGGTCAACCAAGTCGATTTGGTTTTGAAGGCAGGAGAAAGCGTCGGGCTTGCCGGGCACAACGGCGCGGGCAAGTCCACCATTATGAAGCTGATACTCGGGCTGATTACCCCGACCGAAGGCGAAGTGATGCTTTTGGGCGAACGTACCGGCAGCAAAGCGGGGGCGCGGCTTCGCAGCCAAATCGGCTACCTGCCCGAAACCGTTGCGCTGCACCCTTCGCTGACCGGCATCGAAACGCTGGACTTTTACGCGAAACTTAAAAAACAGCCGCTCACACAAAACCGGGGGCTGCTCGAGCGCGTCGGCATTTCACAGGCGGCACACCGCCGCGTCGGCACTTATTCTAAAGGGATGCGCCAACGCCTTGCCTTGGCACAAGCCCTGCTGGGCGAGCCCAAAGTCCTGCTGTTTGACGAACCGACAACCGGCCTCGACCCTGCATCACGACAAATGTTTTACGAAGTCGTGCGCGAACTTAACGGGCGCGGCGCGACCGTATTGCTCAGCACCCACGCCCTTGCCGAGTTGGACGGACACGCCGACCGCATTATCGTGATGAAAAACGGCGTTAAGGTTGCCGACGGCAGTATGGACGAATTGCACGTCCAAAGCGGACTGCCGCTGACCGTCAATATCCGCCTCAATGCACCGCGCACCTTGAGCAGCCGCTGGCAGCCGCTTTCAGACGGCATTTCCTACCGGGCGCAATGTCAGGCGGAAGAACGTATGAACCTTTTGGGCGAATTGGGCAGCCTGTCCGACCTTGCCTATCTCGACATCCACACGCCGACGCTTGATGAAATGTACGCACAGTTCTTGAAAAGGGAGGACGTATGAACCCTGTTTGGATTATTACCGGCAAAGAAGTCCGCGACAGTCTGCGCAACCGCTGGGTGCTTGCCGCCGCCCTCCTGCTTGCCGCACTTGCCCTTTCTTTAGGTTTTCTCGGCAGCTCGCCCACCGGTTCGGTCAAGGTCGATCCGCTGACCGTTACCGTCGTCAGCCTGTCGAGCCTGTCTATTTTCCTGATTCCGCTGATTGCGATGCTGCTTTCCTATGACGCACTGATTGGGGAAATCGAGCGCGGTACGATGGCGTTGCTGTTGAGTTATCCCATTTCACGCAACCAAATCCTTGCCGGCAAGTTTGTCGGACACCTCATCATCCTCGCCCTCGCCACCACGGCAGGCTACGGATTGGCAGGCATTACGCTGCAACTTGCCAACGGCAGTTTCGACATCGCCGCTTGGAAACCCTTTGCATTGTTGATTGCCGCCAGCGTCATCCTCGGTGCGGCTTTTCTGTCTATGGGCTACTTGATTAGTGCGAAAGTCAAAGAGCGGGGGACGGCGGCCGGCATTTCCATCGGTGTGTGGTTGTTTTTCGTCGTCATCTTCGATATGGCGCTTTTGGGTATTCTGGTTGCCGACTCGAAACAGGTGATTACCGCGCCTGTTGTTGAAACAGTGCTGCTGTTTAATCCTACCGACATCTACCGCCTGCTCAACCTGACCGGTTACGAAAATACGGCTATGTATGCGGGTATGGCGGGTTTGAGCGGACAAATCAGCCTGACCGTCCCCGTTTTGCTGACTGCGCAGGTTTTATGGGTTATCATTCCGCTTGTTTTGGCAGCCGGAATTTTTAGAAAGCGACAAATATGAAGAAAACCCTGTTGGCAATTGTTGCCGTTTTCGCCTTAAGTGCCTGCCGGCAGGCGGAAGAGGCACCGCCGCCTTTACCCCAGCAGATTAGCGACCGTTCGGTCGGACACTATTGCAGTATGAATCTGACCGAACACAACGGCCCCAAAGCCCAGATTTTCTTGAACGGTAAACCTGACCAGCCAGTTTGGTTCTCCACCATCAAGCAGATGTTCGGCTATACCAAGCTGCCCGAAGAGCCTAAAGGCATCCGCGTGATTTACGTTACCGATATGGGCAATGTTACCGATTGGACGAATCCCAATGCCGACACGGAGTGGATAGATGCGAAAAAAGCCTTTTATGTCATTGACAGCGGCTTTATCGGCGGTATGGGTGCGGAAGACGCGCTGCCGTTCGGCAAAAAGGAGCAGGCTGAAAAATTTGCCAAGGATAAAGGCGGTAAGGTTGTCGGTTTCGACGATATGCCTGATACCTATATTTTCAAGTAAATCCAAACAGAAATGCCGTCTGAACGTTGAAGCCAAGGTTCAGACGGCATTTTTTATAGTGGATTAAATTTAAACCAGTACGGCGTTGCCTCGCCTTGCCGTACTATTTGTACTGTCTGCGGCTTCGTCGCCTTGTCCTGATTTAAGTTTAATCCACTATATTATGGGTTCAAACGGGGCAGGTTTGAACAACGGCCCCATTCCTTATTCCTGACCGGGCGTAACGGCGGAATAAGGTTTACATCCCGCCGTAATTCGGCCCGCTCGCGCCTTCAGGGCAAATCCAAGTGATGTTTTGCGTCGGGTCTTTGATGTCGCAGGTTTTGCAGTGAACGCAGTTGGCCGCGTTGATTTGTAGGCGCGGGCTGCCGTTTTCTTCGACGATTTCATACACACCGGCCGGACAATAGCGCGTTTCTGGCGAGGCGTATTCTTTATAGTTCACGTCTATCATCGCTTGCGGATTGTTCAGTACCAAATGGTCGGGCTGGTTTTCTTCGTGCGCGAGATTGGCGAGGAAAACGCTGCTCAAGCGGTCGAAGGTCAACACGCCGTCGGGCTTCGGATAATCAATCGGCTTGCACGCGGCGGCTTTTTTGAGCTGCTCGTTGTCTTTGCCGTGATGTTTCAAAGTCCACGGGGCTTTGCCTCTGAAAATCATCTGGTCGATGCCGGTATAAAGTGAGCCGAGGTAAACGCCCCATTTGAATGACGGACGGACGTTGCGCGCGGCATAAAGCTCTTGATACAGCCAGCTTTGTTCAAAACGTTGCCGGTAATCCGCCGCCTCTTTGCCGCTGTCGAAGTTTTCCACTTCTTCAAGGTTTCCCAATAAGGGGAACACGGCTTCGGCGGCAATCATAGCGGACTTCATCGCGGTATGGATGCCTTTGATGCGCGGCATATTGAGGAAACCCGCCGCATCGCCGATTAAAACGCCGCCTTTGAACGAGAGTTTCGGCAGGCTTTGCAAACCTCCTTCAATCAGCGAACGCGCGCCGTAAGCGATGCGGCGGCCGCCTTCAAAGGTTTTACGGATTTCGGGATGGGTTTTGAAACGTTGGAACTCTTCAAACGGCGACAGATAAGGATTTTGATAGTCCAAACCGACCACGAAGCCGACGGCGACTTTGTTGTCGTCGAAATGGTAAACAAACGCGCCACCATAGGTTTTGCTGTCCAGCGGCCAGCCTGCGCTGTGCACCACCAAACCTGGCTGATGCTGTTCGGACGGCACTTCCCAAATTTCTTTAATGCCCAAGCCGTAAGTTTGCGGCTGGCTGTTTTGGTCGAGTTGGAAACGTTCGATGACTTGTTTGGAAAGCGAACCGCGACAACCCTCGGCAAACAGGGTTTGCCGCGCCCAAAGTTCCATACCGGGCTGGAATGAATCGGTCGGCTCGCCGTCTTTGCCCACGCCCATATTGCCGGTCGCAATGCCTTTGACCGAACCGTCTTCGTGATACAGCACTTCGGCGGCGGCAAAGCCCGGATAAATTTCCACGCCCAAATTTTCCGCCTGCTCCGCCAACCAGCGCACGACTTCGCCCAAGCTGGCGATGTAGTTGCCGTGATTGTCGAAATTCGGGGTAATAGGCAGATTGAACGCTTTTTTCTCCGTCAGGAACAACACCTTGTCCTGAGTTACCGTGCGCGTCAGCGGCGCGCCTTTTTCTTTCCAGTCGGGAATCAGCTCGTTCAGCGCAATCGGATCGATAACCGCGCCCGCCAGCGAATGCGCCCCCGCCTCCGAACCCTTCTCCACCACGCAAACGCTGATTTCGCGCCCGTTTTTTTCGGCAAGCTGCTTGAGTTTGATGGCGGCGGACAAACCCGACGGGCCTGCGCCGACAATCACGACATCGTATTGCATACTGTCGCGGGTGATGGATTCGGTCATAGCGGTTCCTATTGTTTATTATCGATTCTAAAGCGGGCAATTATACAACGCAGACAGTTGCTTACCAAATAAAACAATGCCGTCTGAAACGGCTTCTCAGGCATTCAGACGGCATTTGCCCCCATATGGTCAAAGATATTTTTGGCTGTGTTTTGATATTGGGTTGATACAGGATTTAAGAAGGAATCATGAAATACATGATTCCTTTTCGTTTGCCTATATTAAAAAATAAAGAATAGGGTTATTTTTTAATTTTAGTCTTTTAATACCTTTTCTCTTTTTTAGCAGTCTTTTTATTTGTCTAGTGTTCTGTATTTAAATGGATTTATCTCGCCATCATGGTATATATCACACCGTTTATCGGGCAATATCACACCGTTTGTCGTTTTATTTGACACCGTTTGTCGTGCAATTCAGCACCGTCTATCAGGAAATAGCACACCGTTTTGCAGGTATATCGCACCTTTTAGCGTGCAAGACTAAACAGATGGGAAAATAGACATATCACACCTGTTTTCGTGTAAAACAAGCTGTGAACAACATATCTGACATTGATATAACACCATTTATCGTGTTTGAAAAATTTCCCCCTAGTTATTAATTTAATTAATTGATGTATATAGATTTTATTCTAAATAATCGTCAATACTGCCTTCAATATCACACCATACGATGTGCTAAATTTCATCAAAAACTTTTGTTAGCTGGAACCCTACCTGTAGGTGTGGTGGGCCGTTAACACGTAGGACGAGTGTCCAAGTACTGGTAAGAAGAAGGCGTTAATGAATGTCCTCAAAAATAAGGGCAGCACACATAGCAGTGTGCCTTTTAATGTAAGGTTCCGGATTGATTGTCTTGCAAATGTGATTTCAGCCAAAGATATAACACCGTTTTTCGTGCTTAAAAAATTCACTTATGCTGCTATTTTAATATATTGATATATATATATTTTTATAATAAATTCTGTATAAACACCCTCAATATAACACCTTTTGGTGTGCAAAATTCCTTACCGGTTGAAACCCGTCGCTTGGACATTCGTTCCTTTCTAAATCAGGATGATGCTTTATGTACTGCCCTTTAAAAACTTATATAACACCGTTTGGCGTGCAACAGTCTTGGGTTTAACCCTTGAATAACAAAAAAATAGAGTGAGTTTTTCATTTTAGTCTTTTAACCACTTTCTCTTTTCGGTCTGTATATTTCAAAAGAATATATTGGATTTCAAAGATATTGCTGTTGTAAATCAGGATATATCACACCGTTTATCGGGCAATATCATACCTTTTGTCGTTTTATTTGACACCGTTTACCGTGCAATGCAGCACCGTCTGTCGGGAAGTGGCACACCGTTTTGCAGGTATATCACACCTTTTAGCGTGCATAAGGTTCAAGAATCAACCGATCATTTGACACCCTAATCATACAAAGGTAGCATATTGTTTTTATTTAGCGGAACCATCTGTTATGGCTGTTAAAAACCTTGTTGTTAAAGACAATGCGTTAATCAATGCCAGCTACAATCTTGAACTGGTGGAGCAGAGGTTAATACTGTTGTCCATTATTGAGGCTAGGACTACGGGAAAGGGGATTACCGCAAACGACAGGTTGACCATTACAGCCAGCAGTTACATGAATAATTTCCATACCAACCGCAATACGGCGTATAAGGCTTTGAAAGATGCCTGTAACAACCTTTTTGAACGCCAATTCAGTTTTATCGAGAAAACACCAAAAGGGGAAAAGGTAGTACGGACAAGGTGGGTATCTCAGGTCGCCTATATTGAACAACAGGCAACGGTAGAGTTAGTTTTTGCACCAAATGTTGCCCCTTTGATTACGATGCTAGAAAAAAACTTCACAAGCTACGAGCTTGATCAGGTCTCATCGTTGAGCAGTAAATACGCGGTGCGGCTCTACGAAATTATTATTTCATGGCGTGCAGCCGGTAAGACACCGATGTTCAGTACAATGGAGTTGCGTGAACGTTTGGGTGTGATGCCTGACGAGTATCAAAAAATGGAGCTGTTCAAACGTAAGGTTTTGGATTTCGCCGTCAAGCAGATCAATGATAAAACGGATATTTCCATTACCTACGAGCAGCATAAAGAAGGACGAAAAATTGTAGGTTTTACATTCTCAATCCTACATAAAATAGGGTCGAAAGACATCCCTCTTGAAAATCAATCGGAACTTTTTGCCGGAATGACTGATTTGGAAGCCGGAACGATACGGGTCAGGGCGGAAGCATATATCGCTTCGCTCATTGCAAAAGGTCAGAACGTGACTAAAGCCCATAGGCTGAATATTCTGAAAAAAGCCGTAGAGGAACGTTGGGGATTTGAAGATGCGGCTAAAGATAATGGGGTCAAAAATCCTGAAAACAAAAATGCAAAAGTCGGTTTAACCGAATGGGAAAAGATTTCTAATGGCACACGTTTTAAGGACAAGGATGGAACAATTTGGGTTAAAGATTCAGGTATGCTTAGGACTGAAGGGACAAACAGGTGGATAGCCGATTCTCAGATTGCCAGATTATTTCCTATGTTAACTGTGATGGTTGAGGAAGGTATTTAACCCGGCAGCCCGCGTATCCTACCTGTTTTGCGGTACGGAAACCAATTGAACCTGCTTTACGCTACAATAGAAGATTGCAATTTTGGCGGATGTACCATGAACGATTACACAGCCATGCCGTCTGAAGACGGAGGAATCGGCTCATTGTCGCTTCCGCCGCACTCAATGGAGGCGGAGCAGTCTGTTTTGGGCGGTTTGATGCTGGAAAATCCGGCATGGGACAGGATTGCCGATGTGGTTTCGGGAGAGGATTTTTACCGGCATGAACACCGCCTGATTTTCCGATCCATTGCCAAACTGATCAATGAGAGCCGTCCTGCCGATGTCATCACGGTTCAGGAAGATTTGCAGCGGAACGAAGAGCTGGAAGCAGCGTGGGGATTCGAATATCTGATTTCCCTGGCGCAAAATACTCCGTCTGCCGCCAACATCCGGCGCTATGCCGAAATCGTGCGCGAGCGTTCTATTATGCGCCAACTCGCCGAAGTGGGAACGGAAATTGACCGCAGCGCCATACCCAAAATATCGGCAGCGGAACGGGCGGTAGCTTGGAGTACGAAAAATTCAAGCAGTTTCTTTTGAACTCTATTGTTTAATTTACAATTGGTTATCTTTATTTTCGTAGCCTGGCATAACTGCTAATCTACGTCAGCCTCTAAAAATTAATCTAATTTACGATTATAAAAATATTATTAAGAAAGCCCTTACTATGAACCGCACCCTGTACAAAGTTGTATTTAACAAACATCGAAACTGCATGATAGCCGTTGCTGAAAATGCCAAACGCGAGGACAAAAACACAGCCGACACCCAAGCTGTAGGTATGTTGCCAAATGATATTGCGGGCTTTGCGGGTTTTATCCATTCTATCTCTGTTATCTCATTCTCCCTTTCATTACTGCTCGGTTCTGCCCTTATCCTGACTTCTTCTTCTGCTAATGCCCAAGGTATCGTTGCCGACAAATCCGCACCTGCACAGCAACAGCCTACCATCCTGCAAACAGGTAACGGCATACCGCAAGTCAATATTCAAACCCCTACTTCGGCAGGGGTTTCTGTTAATCAATATGCCCAGTTTGATGTGGGTAATCGCGGGGCGATTTTAAACAACAGCCGCAGCAACACCCAAACACAGCTAGGCGGTTGGATTCAAGGCAATCCTTGGTTGGCAAGGGGCGAAGCACGTGTGGTTGTAAACCAAATCAACAGCAGCCATTCTTCACAACTGAATGGCT includes:
- the nosZ gene encoding TAT-dependent nitrous-oxide reductase, with the translated sequence MSDEKLEQNGLSRRSFLGTAAASGAGIAGAGLLGLAGCSKNGEPAAANASGAAPVAKAQGESKPGQLSSEVGPGELDQYYGFLSGGQSGEMRLIGLPSMRELMRIPVFNMDSATGWGRTNESLKVLNGNITEETRKFLKDSGLRCYPNGDLHHPHLSFTDQTYDGRYAYANDKANNRVCRVRLDVMKADKIIDIPNASGIHGLRPQRYPKTGYVFANGEHITPVSGVGKLDDAKTWNAVYTAIDGETMEIAWQVLVDGNLDNGDADYQGKYSFATCYNSERALTVQGASSNEQDWCVVFDLKAIEEGIKAGDFKEVNGVKMLDGRAEAKSKYTRYIPVPNSPHGCNASPDGKYIMLNGKLSPTVTVLDVSKLDDLFAGKIKERDVVVAEPQLGLGPLHTAFDGRGNAYTTLFIDSQMVKWNIDDAIKAYKGDKVDPIKQKLDVHYQPGHNHTTMGETKEADGQWLVSLNKFSKDRFLNAGPLKPECDQLIDISGDEMRLVHDNPTFAEPHDLCLVAASKLNPGKTWDRKDPWFWQDALEQAKKDGVELEKAAKVVREGNKVRVYMTAVAPAFSIPQFEVNQGDEVTVYVTNVETIEDLTHGFTLEGYGIAMEIGPQATSSVTFKAVRPGVHWYYCQWFCHALHMEMSGQMIVHPK
- a CDS encoding nitrous oxide reductase family maturation protein NosD; the encoded protein is MHTSALRIWLKAVLILAAGSIFQTAPAAVVHVSPQDNLAEIFARAHAGDTLKLASGVYQTKLYIDKPITIEGPADRSATIEGDRSGRTIAVHAPDVTLRNLTVTRSGMSLPAMDAGIYLEETAPRALIEHNNIFDNSVGVYLHGSADAMVRENKIVGDATLRVNERGNGVTVWNAPGAQVVGNDISKGRDGIFSNTSTHNTYKNNRFSDLRFAVHYMYTNDSEISGNISVGNNMGYVLMFSERLKVFDNIAVGSRDQGIMLNYVNYSDIHDNIINKAGKCVFAYNANYDKLSANHFENCQIGIHFTAAIEGTSLHDNSFINNESQVKYVSTRFLDWSEGGHGNYWSDNSAFDLNGDGFGDSAYRPNGIIDQIIWRAPVSRLLMNSPAISIVKWAQAQFPAVLPGGVVDSKPLMKPYAPKIQTRYQAMKDELLKEAETRQSEWGRAENGSLN
- a CDS encoding ABC transporter ATP-binding protein, producing the protein MTTHHVELRKVTKRFGAQKAVNQVDLVLKAGESVGLAGHNGAGKSTIMKLILGLITPTEGEVMLLGERTGSKAGARLRSQIGYLPETVALHPSLTGIETLDFYAKLKKQPLTQNRGLLERVGISQAAHRRVGTYSKGMRQRLALAQALLGEPKVLLFDEPTTGLDPASRQMFYEVVRELNGRGATVLLSTHALAELDGHADRIIVMKNGVKVADGSMDELHVQSGLPLTVNIRLNAPRTLSSRWQPLSDGISYRAQCQAEERMNLLGELGSLSDLAYLDIHTPTLDEMYAQFLKREDV
- a CDS encoding ABC transporter permease, whose product is MNPVWIITGKEVRDSLRNRWVLAAALLLAALALSLGFLGSSPTGSVKVDPLTVTVVSLSSLSIFLIPLIAMLLSYDALIGEIERGTMALLLSYPISRNQILAGKFVGHLIILALATTAGYGLAGITLQLANGSFDIAAWKPFALLIAASVILGAAFLSMGYLISAKVKERGTAAGISIGVWLFFVVIFDMALLGILVADSKQVITAPVVETVLLFNPTDIYRLLNLTGYENTAMYAGMAGLSGQISLTVPVLLTAQVLWVIIPLVLAAGIFRKRQI
- a CDS encoding nitrous oxide reductase accessory protein NosL; its protein translation is MKKTLLAIVAVFALSACRQAEEAPPPLPQQISDRSVGHYCSMNLTEHNGPKAQIFLNGKPDQPVWFSTIKQMFGYTKLPEEPKGIRVIYVTDMGNVTDWTNPNADTEWIDAKKAFYVIDSGFIGGMGAEDALPFGKKEQAEKFAKDKGGKVVGFDDMPDTYIFK
- a CDS encoding electron transfer flavoprotein-ubiquinone oxidoreductase, producing MTESITRDSMQYDVVIVGAGPSGLSAAIKLKQLAEKNGREISVCVVEKGSEAGAHSLAGAVIDPIALNELIPDWKEKGAPLTRTVTQDKVLFLTEKKAFNLPITPNFDNHGNYIASLGEVVRWLAEQAENLGVEIYPGFAAAEVLYHEDGSVKGIATGNMGVGKDGEPTDSFQPGMELWARQTLFAEGCRGSLSKQVIERFQLDQNSQPQTYGLGIKEIWEVPSEQHQPGLVVHSAGWPLDSKTYGGAFVYHFDDNKVAVGFVVGLDYQNPYLSPFEEFQRFKTHPEIRKTFEGGRRIAYGARSLIEGGLQSLPKLSFKGGVLIGDAAGFLNMPRIKGIHTAMKSAMIAAEAVFPLLGNLEEVENFDSGKEAADYRQRFEQSWLYQELYAARNVRPSFKWGVYLGSLYTGIDQMIFRGKAPWTLKHHGKDNEQLKKAAACKPIDYPKPDGVLTFDRLSSVFLANLAHEENQPDHLVLNNPQAMIDVNYKEYASPETRYCPAGVYEIVEENGSPRLQINAANCVHCKTCDIKDPTQNITWICPEGASGPNYGGM
- the repM gene encoding replication initiation protein RepM, with protein sequence MAVKNLVVKDNALINASYNLELVEQRLILLSIIEARTTGKGITANDRLTITASSYMNNFHTNRNTAYKALKDACNNLFERQFSFIEKTPKGEKVVRTRWVSQVAYIEQQATVELVFAPNVAPLITMLEKNFTSYELDQVSSLSSKYAVRLYEIIISWRAAGKTPMFSTMELRERLGVMPDEYQKMELFKRKVLDFAVKQINDKTDISITYEQHKEGRKIVGFTFSILHKIGSKDIPLENQSELFAGMTDLEAGTIRVRAEAYIASLIAKGQNVTKAHRLNILKKAVEERWGFEDAAKDNGVKNPENKNAKVGLTEWEKISNGTRFKDKDGTIWVKDSGMLRTEGTNRWIADSQIARLFPMLTVMVEEGI